The Scomber japonicus isolate fScoJap1 chromosome 9, fScoJap1.pri, whole genome shotgun sequence genome includes a region encoding these proteins:
- the plekha2 gene encoding pleckstrin homology domain-containing family A member 2: MPYLDRLNRVCGFLDIEEKENSCRFQRRYFILDTQGNALLWYMDNPQNLPSGAGSVGNLRLTYISKVGEATAKQKPKTEFCFVINAVSRRYFLQANDVTDMRDWVSALNKASKITVPKPGAAPPRSDMTAVISDTQGGMRQQAYKTEIIAGVVVHTPIQIEGEETEGREKKGNKPGMLRCGYCVKQGNVRKSWKRRYFTLDDNAVSYYKSEMDKDPLRAIPLRDIQKVHECLVKSGDLLLRDNLFEIITSSRTFYIQTDSPEEMHGWIRDIETKIQDFRGPPKGFSFKRTSSLYRSHNASSASRGPQGEDRRPPLVKSCSVAPGWQPWTPVPPGEPSIMDVEDEDNSVFSSVPTLPSLSSSSTSSSTSSSSNSLSNPAPCPSGPPAASTSGLGILTASGDVASGRRRHRSQPQPHTGCSFPFSLDDDSIRTTDV; the protein is encoded by the exons ATGCCGTACTTGGACCGGCTCAACCGTGTGTGTGGCTTCCTGGACATCGAGGAGAAGGAGAACAGCTGCCGTTTCCAGAGACGATACTTCATTCTTGACACGCAGGGAAATGCTCTGCTGTGGTATATGGACAACCCTCAG AACCTGCCTAGTGGAGCAGGCTCTGTTGGCAACCTCAGACTAACCTACATCTCTAAG gtgGGTGAAGCTACAGCGAAGCAAAAGCCGAAGACAGAGTTCTGCTTCG TCATCAACGCAGTTTCTCGGAGGTACTTCCTCCAAGCCAACGATGTGACTGACATGAGGGACTGGGTTTCTGCTCTCAACAAGGCCAGCAAAATCACT GTTCCTAAGCCTGGCGCTGCGCCACCAAGGTCCGATATGACCGCTGTAATCAGTGACACTCAGGGAGGGATGAGGCAGCAGGCCTACAAGACGGAGATAATTGCCGGCGTGGTGGTCCACACTCCCATCCAG ATTGAAGGCGAGGAGacggagggaagagagaagaagggtaATAAGCCAGGCATGCTGAGGTGTGGCTACTGTGTCAAACAGGGAAATGTA AGGAAGAGCTGGAAGAGGCGGTATTTCACCCTGGATGACAATGCAGTCAGTTACTACAAGTCTGAGATG GATAAGGATCCTCTCCGAGCTATTCCACTGAGGGACATTCAGAAGGTCCATGAATGTCTCGTCAAATCAGG GGATCTCCTGTTGAGAGACAACCTATTTGAGATCATCACCAGCTCCAGAACCTTCTACATTCAG ACAGACTCTCCAGAGGAGATGCATGGCTGGATCAGGGATATTGAGACAAAAATTCAGGATTTCAGAGGTCCTCCTAAG GGTTTCTCATTTAAACGAACGTCTTCTCTCTATCGAAGTCACAATGCCTCTTCTGCGTCACGTGGTCCACAAGGCGAAGACCGGCGTCCTCCACTGGTCAAGTCCTGTTCTGTGGCACCGGGCTGGCAGCCGTGGACGCCTGTGCCACCCGGTGAGCCCTCCATCATGGATGTAGAGGATGAAGACAATAGCGTTTTCAGCTCTGTTCCCACCTtgccttctctctcctcctcttccacctcttcctccacttcctcctcctccaactccCTCTCCAACCCAGCCCCTTGCCCCAGTGGGCCTCCTGCAGCCTCAACCAGTGGACTGGGCATCCTCACGGCGTCAGGAGATGTAGCGAGTGGGCGTCGGAGGCACCGCTCACAGCCTCAGCCTCACACAGGCTGTAGCTTCCCCTTCAGCCTGGATGACGACAGCATCCGAACCACAGATGTCTAA